The window AACTGAGGTGGCCACGTATACACTTCCCTACGCTGTAGCCGCGTATTCGCCTCTTCTAAAACGATCTTTTTCTAACCTTTCCACACAAACATACATCCGAAGTGAGATCGATCGGTTGCTCTTGTGCAAGATGAACAATTAAATCATCTTATAATTCGATATCGTAACAAGACGAATCGAACATGATTTGACCAACCACGCTCACGAAATCTAGGGGACGTGGCGGTCAAATCCTTTGTCGGTAACGTGTGCGGCGCAGGATACGACACGGGATTCGGGAGGCCATCGCTGTCGGCCTTTTGACTCCTGGACGCGTGCGCCGGCGTGGGTCCCACGTTGACCCCGCGGACGCAACCGCTGACGTTATCGCCTCCCGGCGATTGGCTCAGCAAAAGTGAGACGATCTGATAACCTCACGCCATATTTCTCACTCCTTTACGCATCGCGGTTGCTCCATTTGTCGATCCATAAAACTAGTGGAAGGATAAAGAGGGGTGTACGTATCGGAAACCAGAAGAATAAGGGGATGACCTGGATGGGCTAACAGCGGTTAGATcatagaggaggaggagatggtgttTTACCACGGAACTATACACTCATGACATTCTGGATTACAGAGAATCTTCTGCTTGAAGAAGTTGGTGTACTCTCATGATGTGGAAGAAAGTAGGTTGAAAGTTGTGTGGCAGCGAACGCACCATGGTCAGAGATGACTGCGAGTCAACTGCTTATAGTTTTCATTTCAGCTCCAATTTTAGTGATGATAAATGGGTTTAATAACCTCAACATTTCGAGTTATTAGTCATGTTACACGGTTTGACCAACAGATGGTAAATTGCATTACTGAGAATGTAATCTCAGCCACTCTTATTCTGGCTCATACAACCCGTTCCACAAGCAGCACCAACTCTTTATATGAGTGGCAGGCAACACAATCCAATTACTTCTTCCCCATCATAGCATACCAAGCCTCGGAAGAACTACATACCGTGGCAAGCAGCAGCAGCACTTCCCAGGACGAGATAGTAGACCTGGAAAGGCGAGTTCCATGGCAGATCAGTTCCAAGCAGGCAGCTGTAGCAGTGGGACCTGGTGGAGCAGCGGCTTCAGCGGCGGCCCGACCATGTCCGCGTCGGCATCCTGCTCGACGGAGCTCACTAACGTCGCAGGGAGCTTCAACTGGGCGACCGCCAGCGACATGTTCGAGCCCAAGTCGAGATCATGTGATGAGTCGCCGGTGTCGATCTCGAACAGCTCCGTGACCTTCCAAGATATccagaactcccatgtttctgctCCGGTGATCGCTGCACCGATGTTGGACAGCGTTTCACAGGCCATGGATTTCGGCCCGTCGTCTCCTACCGTCGAGTGGAGCCAATCTTTCTTGTAAGTGCGTTAATGGTCATGTATAGAGTTCATGCTTTGTTGCGCAGTTTGAGATGCTGAATCACATCAATGGAGTTCTTCTGTAGTAGCAGCAGCGGAAGAGGTCAAAACAGCTTCCATGCTTTACTCCAAGAAGACGTGATCTCTAGGCCATATGCTCAGCGAGATTGGGGGGTCGAATCCAATCAAACCCATATTCCCTTGAAGAACTTGAACCACTGTTCCTTACAAGATCACCATGTACTTCTGAGCTCCAGAATTAATAGCATCCCGCTCCTCTCAGCTTCCCATGGATTACCTTCAACGCTGTTGCAAGGCCACCTCGAGCCCGAGAGCAGACTTCAAGGCTCATTTAACGATGCGCGTACAATGAAGTATGAGTCTTCAGTCGACTGCCGCGAAGCGTCGAACGACTCGTTGCAGACTTCAGTAGGTAGATTGCCGCAGTTCATGAACGCTTCACCGCCGAAGCAGCAGCTGCAATTCTCCAACGACACTCCCTTTTGGAATCCTTCAGCAAGCAACGTAAACGAAGCACACTCAAATTTCCACCATGCGAAGCCTCCTCAACCATTCCACAACGAGAATTCAAGTCACAGCAAGCCTGTTGTCAAGGTCAGTGAGGAACTGTTTCTACCTTCTTCTGCAGGTTCTTGAAGTGATCATTTCACTAAATTGGTTCATGTTCTGCACGGATGTAGACTGCTTCAGGAGCTCGGGGCTCTTGCCCAACCTTGGAGAAGAGGAGTGACAGCGAGCCGGCGGCCAAGAAGCCAAGGACAGAGACCCCATCGCCATTGCCGACCTTCAAGGTAAAACCGAAGCTGATCAACGAGGCTTTGAGGTTCTATCTCGCCTTTACTTTCTAAACCTTTGGTGAGAGGATCAAATTATTATGCATCCAGGTGAGGAAGGAGAAGTTGGGAGACAGAATCACTGCACTCCAGCAACTGGTTTCGCCTTTTGGAAAGGTGAAGCTTTCCGTTCAGCTTTCGAACCGAGTTCCCCATCCTTTGTCAGCTTGATCTTTCCCTCTGTAACTTACTTGCACTCCTTTTCACAGACCGATACCGCATCAGTACTCCATGAGACCATCGAATACATCAAGTTCCTCCACGACCAAGTTCGCGTAAGTCTCTCCACcctttctttcaggcaaaccgatAACCTATCCTCATCTCCAACCTCACACACATCAAACGTGCTTCAGGTTTTAAGTGCTCCATATTTAAAGAAAGATCATCAAACGCAGCAAACAAAGGTGACTAAACTTCACATTGATGAACTCCTGCTCTCTCTTCTTTCTAGGTCACAATCTTAAGAGCTTATGAACTGGCTTGCAGGCTTCGGACAAACCAAAGGATTGCGAAGGGCGAAACCTAAACCTTAGAAGTCGAGGGCTGTGCCTTATTCCGATCTCGAGCACATTTGCTGTTGCTAACGAGATCCCTACTGATTGCTGGACACCTACCTTTATAGGAACCTTTAGGTAGACAAAACATTCCTTCAACGACGGGCAGGTAGGGAAGAACTtgcagtagagagagagagagagagagagtaaagagGAAGGAAAGAAAACTGGTGGTGACCCAACGAAGACGGTATTTTGGAGATGATGTGAGGCAGGACTTGGGAGAACAGCTTTGGGAGGGAATAATTCCTAGTAGTATTGAAGTGGAAGGTGGCTCAGCGAATGGGAACAGGGAACAGGGAACAGGTGGTGGAATATGGCAGGGAATGCAGGAATTAGTTTAGAAGCGTGTGGTCACTGTTGTTAGATACCCAAGTTTGGTGTGGTGTGTGTGTGTTGGATAAGTTGGCAccacttctttctctcttttctaaCATAAAAATTGCTGTCATAAAATCTATCAGAAGCAGCAACTTTTTCCTGCCTATTTATTTGAATTTGGATGTGGAAGTGGAAGTCAGACCGTatggccatatatatatatatatatatctcacgaTTGACTATTTACTATATAGTACTCAATGTTCATACAATAAATCCATAATCTCGATAACTAAAACATTTGAAAGCAATACTGTTTGCAACTTGATGATGTGGACCTGGTATGGCTTGGTCCAATTCCGAAGGCACAAAGTCATCTAGGTGGCTTTTGGGAGGAAGACAGAGCAGTGAGAGGGAGGCCGAGGTTGAAGAAGATGGTTCACGAGAGATTGATGCCAAGCCTTTCGAGATGTCCTGATGTGGAAGCAGGTTTGATATTTCTCGGGATTGTTAGGAAACCTTAGACAGAAAAACAAAATATGTTTCCAAAAAATATGTTTCTCGGGATTGGTGCACGAAAAATCGTAAAACTAAAAACAACGTAATACGTGTGAGATGATTTACTTAGGAGAGATCGTATATTTTCGAAATAACAGATCCAAGCctatggatgaaggaggtcatatGTCattctctctagtggtgatctacacaaCATATGACATAACGATGCTCCTCTTTTGCA of the Musa acuminata AAA Group cultivar baxijiao chromosome BXJ2-10, Cavendish_Baxijiao_AAA, whole genome shotgun sequence genome contains:
- the LOC104000011 gene encoding transcription factor bHLH112, which gives rise to MADQFQAGSCSSGTWWSSGFSGGPTMSASASCSTELTNVAGSFNWATASDMFEPKSRSCDESPVSISNSSVTFQDIQNSHVSAPVIAAPMLDSVSQAMDFGPSSPTVEWSQSFFSSSGRGQNSFHALLQEDVISRPYAQRDWGVESNQTHIPLKNLNHCSLQDHHVLLSSRINSIPLLSASHGLPSTLLQGHLEPESRLQGSFNDARTMKYESSVDCREASNDSLQTSVGRLPQFMNASPPKQQLQFSNDTPFWNPSASNVNEAHSNFHHAKPPQPFHNENSSHSKPVVKTASGARGSCPTLEKRSDSEPAAKKPRTETPSPLPTFKVRKEKLGDRITALQQLVSPFGKTDTASVLHETIEYIKFLHDQVRVLSAPYLKKDHQTQQTKASDKPKDCEGRNLNLRSRGLCLIPISSTFAVANEIPTDCWTPTFIGTFR